The following are from one region of the Gadus chalcogrammus isolate NIFS_2021 chromosome 19, NIFS_Gcha_1.0, whole genome shotgun sequence genome:
- the LOC130372369 gene encoding fibropellin-1-like has product MANSIAPFFLPRVVDLSLPPCGETQCNGRGTCKDPMAGGGGSFCDCMLGYKGDRCEDTVNDSLSVSLTLGVLAFIVGFILIAFLVAKIRQRQKKRKRSELITRGYRVDV; this is encoded by the exons ATGGCAAACTCCATAGCCCCCTTTTTCCTGCCCCGAGTGGTGGACCTCAGCCTGCCCCCCTGTGGAGAGACGCAGTGCAATGGGAGGGGAACTTGCAAGGACCCcatggcaggaggaggaggaagcttCTGTGACTGCATGCTAGGATACAAG GGGGATAGGTGCGAGGACACGGTGAACGATTCCCTGAGTGTGTCCCTGACCCTCGGGGTTCTGGCCTTCATCGTGGGATTCATCCTCATCGCCTTCCTCGTCGCCAAGATCCGACagaggcagaagaagaggaagag GTCAGAGTTAATAACCAGGGGATACCGGGTGGATGTGTGA